In Dermacentor variabilis isolate Ectoservices chromosome 1, ASM5094787v1, whole genome shotgun sequence, the genomic stretch AGTAATTgtataattaggcggaatgaaaaaataatccgagtatctccaagcgaccgcaaacaacattacctttgttctgtctagctacgtggcatttgcatatttataagtttggctaaagttacgtggaacaacttttatatatatatatatatatatatatatatatatatatatatatatatatatatatatatatatatatatatatatatactcgacGCCTTGCGATCCTCGACTTGTAGTAACATCACCAAAGTGATCATATACATACGCTGTGAACGGACTTAtcttgttcatccagtgcggcctcatgacagtaatcagtatgtttgtttgaccgtgaaaaaacacaAACTTGCGTTTACTCTAGTGGGCGGTTACCTTTCTCAATCAAGTCGTTCCGGCAgtcagagactgagtgacattatagaagGGCCTCCTGCTCCATGGATCATTGTTGGAGgctttaacgcacatcattcactTTAAGGAAGCATCAAAGTTAATTCCGAAGGAAGAATTCTCGTTTATTTTGCCTGCGGTCATAAACTTTtctgtctaaatgatggcagtcccacgtttgtGCGTCGCCAGACGTAGAGTAGTTGTTTAGAACTAGCTTTTGTCTCGCGGTGCCTCACTCGCTGCGTTCATttgttcgcagatatagaaaccacgcAAGCTActacattcctacctacctgaagacaAAAGGCTTAACCAAATCGACTttatcaaattaaaaaaaacaatagaTTGGTCCGTGTTTAAATCttttatggaagacgcatgccacgaaggctttTTTTCCAGGCTGGAAATTCAGAACGCCAAAGCCATGCAGGATGCTATGCTTTCATTTCGGCAATCGGAGAAATACACGGATTTTGAGGCGGAATAACAGAACCTCCGTGCAatcgccggcgagcggagcgacagTACAAACGGACTAAATCGGTgcacgaccttagagaggccagacgcattcaaaagaaaattgagcgtcgccttgctgtactgcaaaatcaacgctggaaatcttTTTGTGAATCTCTCGGTCcccgtaaacctctgtcggttgtctggcgAACAGTCCGCGGGCTtcaaacagctcctcaacagcgccgTCCATCTAAATCTCTAGCCCTCTATCAAGGACGCCGGAAACTTGACGCAGCCGAATATTACTATGCAAGGATAGTAGGCCCGACGTTCCAGCCTTGCACGCCTATTCCTATTGTTTCCCCTGGCTCCCGAGATCCTCATATGGACGTTCCTTTCTCCATCGAAGGACTGGAGTCCGCACtcgctgggtgcaggcgatcttcgtcaccaggacccgatggcatcacatactctgcgcttgtaaaccttggtcaagaggctcgagatgcacttcttggcctatacaacgcatcacgGCGTGACGGCCTaccacgtggaaatccagtcgccttGTTCTACTCCTCAAGCGTGGCAAATCGTCATTGGAATTGTCGTCTTACTGTCCAATAACACTCGCCAACTGTGTCGACAAGGTAATAGAGAGAATGACCCTTaaacggttagaatggtacttgaaATTTTACAACGTTTATCCGGAGGTAACGGCTGGCTTTCGATTTGGACGCTCGTCAACAGATAGCGTTATTGACCTTGTAACGTAGGTACAGCACCAGAAGCATCTGAAATGAATCACTGCGaccttattccttgatgttaagcCGTCTACGATAACAcagatcatcatgcaattctggatgTCTTAGAAGCTGTATTGATTGGTGGATACACCTTTCACTGGATACGCAGCTATTTTAGCGGacgctctttctttattttgactgaagacggaccaacgccgtccagctataccagtcgtggtgtaccgcaaggcggagtactcagatctaccctgttcaacctggtgctcgttggtctcgccgaTTCATTACCGCAAACTGTACAATTCTCCGTTTATGCAGActacatttgcatatgggcttcagtagtgacacgtgtacaagccCGTGCAagacttcagaaggcttcaacgggcgtgtcaacatacctaagaaggcaaggcctggagctttctccTGAGAagtgtgcactcgttgcttttacttgCAAAGCGAAGCCCCCGTATGCTTTGAGGATTAATGACGAAACTATACTATATACACGAACTCATCGAATTCTTGGCACCATCATTGATAGATACTCGTCTTGGAGCCCTCATATCTCGTGCATGACAAAGTGTTTGATCGCCATTGTAGACCTTCTCGCGTTTCTCGGCGGagagtcctggggcgcaacaatACCCTCAATGTTGAAATTACATGAAACACTATTTTTGGGCTTCCTGTGGtaccagcttacctgtactaggaaatgcTTGCACTACAAATATTTGCAGACTCCAGAGGGTGCATGCCTAAGCcctcagaacttgtctcggtctctcaaaaactacactctaaaaaaaggaAGCGAAAAAGGAggaaccatgatgatgatgaagcaacatttactgggcccgacataaatcggtggtgcacgcaggcaccacaTGGGGTGGTTCCCTAATTACGGGACCTATAGGTTTCCAGcagcccctgtccgtcagtgcgagctgaatcggtagggcggggctcgataacaaggtctcccatcgctcaaggggttggggattgggggtgttggtcGAAAGGGGAGGAGGGGAGCCTTGAGTtttgtgcactctgccaagacgtgcggcagggtgcccttttctcttctgcaaaaaggacagagcatatcgtattccgcggggtacatgcggttcatctctacgggatgcgcaagcgatcccgcctgcgctcgacgcaggatcgtctgttgttgcctggtgagtttggggtgcggttctggtagtctgcacctttcctctcggtacatccgggtaatgtcccgaaagctggtaaccggggcggtagctcttccggctcgtgctcggcccggattgacatttctcgggcatggtagtcaGAGATagtgttgcctgctacctgcgagtgagcagggacccacacgagctctatggctcttcccggaggcttgtgcttggctagaatggctcgggtcgcggaggagattacccccctgcggaagcttctgtaggctgtctttgagtcggtgactacggtgtccacgctcggctgtgcgagtgcgatggccacggccgcttcttcggcaactgtggggtctgttgtcttcagggacgcgctgacgatcagcctgtcttttgatgtaaccaccaccgctgcaGGGTCACTGTGTTTTCGAAGCGAGGCGTTcgcgtagaggaccctggggttctcttccagcttccgggctagggctctggctcgcgcggtgcgcctctcgtcgtccttgcccggcgtcatgttccggggaaggggttttgtctgaatgatcgttttccagtcttccggaagggccGTCTTGATGGGTACTGGCTCGATCTACCATACTATGTTGcgtaggacggctcgtccgtgttccgtgtgactgagctggattctctgattagagaggtgggcttcgatgagctcctccaccgtgttgtgggcgcccatgtctagcagtttttgcgtggacgagtatatgggcatgcccagtgcttgtttcgttgccatacgaagcatcgtgtttagggtgtccctattcgccttcgtcagctcatgatacggggcggagtaggtaacccgcgacacgacgAATGCGCGTACCAGGCGCATGGCATCGTCTTCTTTAAGGCCTCGGTTTCTGTTGGATACCCTCCGAATCATACCAAGTATCTGTTCGGTTGTAGTCTTGATCTTTGTGATGGCGGCCTGTGCCTTTCCTTCGCTCTGAAGTAGTAGGCCGAGATTCCTAATCTGCTGTGTTGGTTTGATGGTCGTTCCGGCGATCGTGATAATCACGTTCggcggcagctccttcttggattttcccggttggatcatgagcagctctgatttctggGGAGCGCCGCTCACACGCACGACTTTGCGTACTCGTGCATGGTCGTTGCCGCCCGATGCAAGACTTCCTCCATCCAGGCATCGGATCCGGCTCGGGCcgtccacaccgtaatatcgtcggcgtagaacgcgtggtccacgcttTCGATTTGCTTGAGTAGATCGGGCAGGGGCAGCGGGCccagattgaagagcaggggcgacaagaccgatccctgaggggtgcccctatcgccgagctcgacagggtccgacttctcctcccctatcctgatggtcgccgttcggtttgacagaaaatcttttatgtagccgaatgtctttcggccacaccgggttttgtttagattctgcaacacgctcgcgtgggacacgttgtcaaacgctccctTCAGGTCGAGGGCGAGTATCCCGCGCGGCACGTGCCTCGTTGCCGGCTTGACGACCAGTTCGTGGAGTTGGATCATCACGTCTTGGGTGCTGAGATGTTGCCTGAAGCCGTACATCGTCTCTGGCATCTGATCCGTTTCTTCGAggtgcttctgcagccggcgaaggACCATGCGCTCCATCACCTTCCCCACGCAGAATGTGAGGGCGATGGGCCGCATGTTGTCTATCGTGAGAGCCTTGCCGGGCTTTAGAATAAAGCGGACCTCGGCGTCCTTCCATTCCTTCGGCAACTGCGAGCTCTCCCGGGCTTCGTTAATGTGCTCTAGGAGGCCGCGGGCCGCTGTACCGCTCATGTTACCGAGTAATTTGTAAGTTATGGCGTCCCTGCCGGGTGAACTTCTCTTGTTACTGTCATCTATCACTGTCCACAGTTCCGTCATGGTAAACGGCCGGTCCAGTTCTTCGTTGTCGGGTCCTTCGTACCTCTCGGGCACCGGGTACTGGCCCTTCTCTGTCTTTAGGTACTTGGCCTTCAGGTCTTCCAGGAGCCTGCGGCCGTTTCCCTTGTACGTGTTCAAAACTTTGATGAGGTTGCGATTGGTCGCAGTTTTGTTACTCAGCGGGTCGATCAGATGCCTCAAGAGACACCACGTCTTCCACGTCGAGAGCTTGTCGTTTAGGCCGTCGCAGGTCTTCAGCCAATTTTCCTTACATAGTTTGGCCGCGTACTCGGCGATCTGTTtgttcaagactgctatgcgcttggccagctttctgttgtgtctctgacGTTTCCACCGCCGCGTCAACAAGTGTCGGGCCGCACACATGTGGGTCAGTCTGGCGTCCACGTACGGTGTCTGCGACGTCGTTGCGATTTCTTGGGTAAATTTATCGAGGGCCTTCTTATGGTTCCTCGCCCATTCGGTGTAGGTCCTTTGTGTTTCAGCTTGTCCTGTTTCTTCCTCGGATGCCTCTTGTTGTTCTTGGGTAAACTTTTTCATCTTGTCCCAATCCGTGACACGCGCCGTCCCCAGCACAGCCCGATATCAGGAGCCTCGGATCGTGATGCCGATCACGCTGTGGTCAGACCCCAGGTCCACTTCTTCGCTTCTCCAGGAGACGTATAGCGTGCCCGAAAACCACGAcaggtctggcgtggtgtcccTCGCGGCACTGTTGCCTCTTCAGGTGGTTACGTCCGGCTTGTTCAGGAGGGCCATCTCGTGATCCTCCATTGCTTTGGCCAATGCTTTTCTTCTCTTGGACTGAAACTTATAGCCTGACGTTGTGTGAGGGGCGTTAAGGTCTCCGAGGATCAGGAGCGGCCTGGTCCCCGCCAACCCTTTCGCCTGGCTCACGATGCGGTCAAATTCGTACTGCCGTTGTGACGGCCGGCAGTACGCGCACATTACACATAAATTGCCCGAGCTGCCAATTTCTCTAGCATGAATTTCGACCAGCGTGTGCTCGCACCCACCCTGCGCCGTGACATGTTGAGTTGCCGCCAGGTTGCTGCGGACGAGCACCACCGTCCCGTTCTCCGTGGGGTCCGTGTAAGTGACGTACCCCGGGAGTCTTGGTTTCCCGTTTGTTTCTTATAGAGCAATTAGATCGGGCTTGTTTTCATGCCCGTCAATGTGCAATAATAGTTCCGCTTCTTTGTTGCGAATCCCGCGACAGTTCCATTGGTAGATTACGGTGGTATGCCCCCCGgttttcttcttgtgcttcttACTTGGCTTCTGCATCATCCTTTCCGGACGTCTCGAGTCGATTGCGCCTTTTCGCGATCGCGCCTTTGATTTCTTCGGACCGCTCCTTTTTCAGGGACGCGAAGCGGTTCCTCACTGAAGTTGAGGCTACGTTGGTGCTAGGCGCTTCTGCTTCACCGATCGCGTGTGAGGCTGACTCTCGAAAGCCTCGAGTCGGGCGTCCATTTTGCCTAGCCTTTCATTAATTTGGGAAATTGCGGCCAAAATGGCCGTCAGCTCTCCTTCTCATGGGATCTGTGTCGTTGCCGTGGTCGTGGTCTCTGCGGTCGCCGCTTCCTTTCCGCTCGCGGAGAACCAGCCGCTTTCCTCCTTCAGGCCGGTGAGTTCCTCCTTCAAACGCCCTTCACATGCCGCGCCCTCTCGCGGCAATCACGAGGGGAGGAGCGTGTCTCCCTTGCGTCCGTATCTTGCGTCGCCGCCGTCGGTGACCCGAACATCgactacaataacttcttttccaCGGAAAGTAATGCTAAGTAGCATAACCTGAGTTCTAAGCCTTTCACAACACGCGTCCATCAGTGTCAAACCTTTAGCTCGAAGGGGAGCTGCGATATGAGAATAGTTCAACTCGAAAGCAGCGCCCGGTTGCCGactgttaggatcggcctacAGGGGCACTGCtctcaaagctatttcagcccgctgcaggtgcgtcgatcgaaccggggtggtggcgcacttcagagaacgagcgaggacggtagcgttaatccaccatgcgcctcgttcggaggaTCGGTGACgtcagcagggctggccacgtttggccgCAAGGGCAGCTTCCCtgacaaaagggtgctttgcagtacgggggccccaggattcgtcacagtctgccgacacacgtggcgactacaggaaaaaggcagctctggaatttggaggcgccggctggggtcggggcGTGACcatctgactacggggacgcaagacaatggatacCATGACGagtgcgctgcaaaggtcgtcggccctcggagagagcactgaaacctgtgtggcATGTGTGTGTATAAAACCC encodes the following:
- the LOC142582231 gene encoding uncharacterized protein LOC142582231 — protein: MKKFTQEQQEASEEETGQAETQRTYTEWARNHKKALDKFTQEIATTSQTPYVDARLTHMCAARHLLTRRWKRQRHNRKLAKRIAVLNKQIAEYAAKLCKENWLKTCDGLNDKLSTWKTWCLLRHLIDPLSNKTATNRNLIKVLNTYKGNGRRLLEDLKAKYLKTEKGQYPVPERYEGPDNEELDRPFTMTELWTVIDDSNKRSSPGRDAITYKLLGNMSGTAARGLLEHINEARESSQLPKEWKDAEVRFILKPGKALTIDNMRPIALTFCVGKVMERMVLRRLQKHLEETDQMPETMYGFRQHLSTQDVMIQLHELVVKPATRPTKGWCKCLHHCEQKFRDQQQQPKSFKFFDEHGMRSPE